Proteins encoded within one genomic window of Clostridiales bacterium:
- a CDS encoding MBL fold metallo-hydrolase, giving the protein MWFCSLFSGSSGNCIYVGDEKTNILVDAGLSGTKIVNSLNEIGISPEKIDALLITHEHRDHIHGAGILSRMLNIPIYANRNTWDSMYDLIGSVKNENINIINTGEAFSIGDIDINSYKTPHDAAEPVGYCFYNSNKKISIATDIGHVSENVYENIKDSDLLLLESNHDVEMLKAGPYPYLLKRRILSGTGHLSNDDAGGTILKLMGNKFMTIILGHLSRQNNYPELAYATVKSILEGNGIDIDKDLKLALAYREQASSFFDVR; this is encoded by the coding sequence ATGTGGTTTTGTTCATTATTTAGCGGAAGCAGCGGAAATTGTATATATGTGGGAGATGAAAAAACAAATATTTTAGTAGATGCAGGTTTAAGCGGTACTAAAATTGTAAATTCTTTAAATGAGATAGGAATATCTCCCGAAAAAATAGATGCCCTGCTTATAACCCATGAGCACAGAGATCATATACATGGGGCGGGGATATTGTCAAGAATGCTCAATATACCAATATATGCCAACAGAAACACATGGGATTCCATGTATGATTTGATAGGCAGTGTAAAAAATGAAAATATAAACATAATAAATACAGGAGAAGCATTTTCGATAGGGGATATCGATATAAATTCCTATAAAACGCCCCACGACGCTGCAGAACCTGTTGGATACTGCTTTTACAACAGCAATAAAAAGATATCCATCGCAACGGATATAGGCCATGTAAGCGAAAACGTTTATGAGAACATAAAGGATTCGGATCTTTTGCTGCTCGAATCAAACCATGATGTTGAAATGCTGAAAGCCGGACCGTATCCTTATTTATTAAAAAGAAGGATATTGAGCGGCACCGGTCACCTGTCCAATGATGATGCAGGAGGGACTATTTTAAAGCTTATGGGAAATAAGTTTATGACTATTATACTCGGCCATTTAAGCCGTCAGAACAATTATCCCGAGCTTGCATATGCAACAGTCAAGTCAATTTTGGAGGGGAACGGCATAGATATAGATAAGGACCTTAAACTTGCTCTTGCATACAGGGAGCAGGCCAGTAGTTTTTTTGATGTCAGGTAA
- a CDS encoding trypsin-like peptidase domain-containing protein codes for MNYYDYKEGGRKRGLFSYFFVGIVGAIVGGMLVLTFAPPALLGKALSQGSGQAESTPQKDASQNDTSNDKPESEDKAVTSPNDAGTYSTTEIVQKLVPAVVGIRTTKFKKSMVFGDRKVEGIGSGVIADRNGYIITNNHVADDQASDITVYLIDGRTVPAATVWTDTDLDLSILKINADNLSVAEIGDSDKIQVGEAAIAIGNPLGLRFERSVTEGIISALNRTLPLDDQKFMEDLIQTDASINEGNSGGPLINSEAKVIGINTIKVSSAEGMGFAVPINIITPVIKSIIKNGKFDTPYLGIISGLDRESASLYDIKLDAGIYIYDIDKKGPAYKAGIRKGDVILEVDSKPVNTFTSLKQIIFNTGAGGTISIRYLDADKNMKTTSATLTASNT; via the coding sequence TTGAACTATTATGATTATAAAGAAGGCGGAAGAAAAAGGGGATTATTTTCATATTTCTTTGTAGGAATAGTAGGGGCAATCGTGGGAGGTATGCTTGTACTGACTTTTGCGCCTCCTGCTCTTCTCGGCAAGGCGTTATCTCAGGGCAGCGGCCAGGCCGAAAGTACTCCTCAAAAGGACGCATCACAAAATGATACGTCAAATGATAAGCCTGAAAGTGAGGATAAGGCCGTCACTTCGCCAAACGATGCCGGTACATATTCGACTACGGAGATTGTCCAGAAATTGGTGCCCGCAGTCGTCGGTATAAGGACTACGAAGTTTAAAAAAAGCATGGTCTTTGGCGACAGGAAGGTTGAGGGGATCGGATCCGGAGTCATCGCAGACCGGAATGGGTATATAATAACAAACAACCACGTGGCGGATGACCAGGCTTCGGATATAACGGTATACCTGATAGACGGGAGGACGGTTCCGGCAGCGACTGTGTGGACCGATACGGACCTTGATCTGTCGATACTCAAGATAAATGCCGATAATTTAAGCGTTGCTGAAATCGGAGATTCCGACAAGATACAGGTAGGCGAGGCCGCCATAGCCATAGGCAATCCCTTGGGGCTAAGGTTTGAAAGATCAGTTACGGAGGGAATAATAAGCGCCCTCAACAGGACATTACCTTTAGACGATCAGAAATTTATGGAGGATTTGATACAGACAGATGCATCCATCAATGAAGGGAACAGCGGCGGTCCCCTTATAAACAGTGAAGCAAAGGTTATAGGCATAAATACCATAAAGGTAAGCAGCGCGGAGGGCATGGGTTTTGCAGTACCCATAAACATAATCACACCTGTCATAAAAAGCATCATCAAAAACGGCAAGTTTGATACGCCATATCTCGGCATCATTTCCGGCTTGGATAGAGAATCGGCGAGCCTTTATGATATCAAGCTCGATGCCGGAATTTATATATATGACATAGATAAGAAGGGCCCCGCATATAAAGCGGGGATAAGAAAGGGTGATGTGATACTTGAGGTAGACAGCAAACCTGTCAATACTTTTACATCATTAAAGCAAATCATATTTAACACGGGAGCCGGGGGCACCATAAGTATAAGGTACTTAGATGCGGATAAAAATATGAAAACAACTTCTGCTACTCTGACTGCAAGCAATACTTAA
- the rlmH gene encoding 23S rRNA (pseudouridine(1915)-N(3))-methyltransferase RlmH, with product MNIIIVAVGKIKEKYLKMGIDEYAKRLKRYCNINIIEVADEKAPENISLKEMEIIKKTEGEKILRHFRRGIYKIALCIDGTEMSTAKMSSMIREFGINGTSNIMFVIGGSLGLWSGVVKECDFKLSFSKLTFPHQLMRLIFLEQIYRCFKIINNEPYHK from the coding sequence TTGAACATAATTATTGTAGCCGTCGGCAAGATAAAGGAAAAGTACCTGAAAATGGGAATAGATGAATATGCCAAAAGGCTTAAAAGGTACTGCAATATAAATATAATAGAGGTAGCGGATGAAAAGGCTCCTGAAAATATCAGCCTCAAAGAGATGGAAATAATAAAAAAAACAGAAGGGGAAAAAATATTGAGGCACTTCAGGCGTGGAATATACAAAATTGCATTATGCATCGATGGAACAGAAATGTCTACGGCTAAAATGTCGTCCATGATAAGGGAGTTTGGAATAAATGGTACAAGCAACATCATGTTTGTAATAGGCGGTTCTTTAGGGCTCTGGAGCGGAGTAGTCAAAGAATGCGACTTTAAGCTTTCCTTTTCCAAGTTGACATTTCCGCATCAGCTTATGCGTCTGATTTTCCTTGAACAGATATACAGATGTTTTAAGATAATAAACAACGAACCATACCATAAATGA
- a CDS encoding site-2 protease family protein: protein MIIADIKIAHRLTKHSKYSYLHMKRSDDKMFQQLDLLRIITTLPGILLGFTFHEYAHAYMATKFGDPTPKMQGRLTVNPLVHIDIWGLLLIIFAGFGWAKPVVTNPSYYKGNVKQKDLIVSFAGPVMNFIIAFISAAILLLIDKYGILNSVDRNKINIIFMIIEGIIWINCVLFIFNLVPIPPLDGFHVLINILPVKSYGFIYALEKYGQIILLVFIILPFSSTIIGTGAAYIENFILKVLSTVI from the coding sequence ATGATAATTGCCGATATAAAGATTGCACACAGGTTGACAAAGCACAGCAAATATAGCTACCTTCATATGAAACGGAGTGATGATAAAATGTTCCAGCAATTAGACCTTTTAAGGATTATTACAACTCTCCCGGGAATACTCTTAGGATTTACTTTTCATGAATACGCACATGCATACATGGCCACAAAGTTTGGAGACCCAACGCCTAAAATGCAGGGAAGGCTTACTGTAAACCCCCTTGTACACATTGACATATGGGGGCTTCTGCTTATTATATTTGCAGGATTCGGATGGGCGAAACCCGTTGTCACAAATCCTTCATATTACAAGGGGAATGTAAAACAGAAGGATTTGATCGTATCATTTGCAGGGCCTGTAATGAACTTTATAATAGCATTCATAAGCGCAGCGATATTGCTGCTTATAGATAAATACGGCATTTTAAACAGTGTCGACCGGAATAAAATCAATATTATTTTCATGATCATAGAGGGCATTATCTGGATAAACTGTGTGCTTTTCATATTTAATCTCGTACCTATACCGCCCCTTGACGGTTTTCATGTGCTTATAAATATTCTCCCTGTAAAATCATACGGTTTTATATATGCTCTGGAAAAATATGGTCAGATAATACTCCTTGTATTTATAATACTTCCGTTTTCAAGCACTATTATAGGGACAGGTGCCGCATACA